In Panulirus ornatus isolate Po-2019 chromosome 66, ASM3632096v1, whole genome shotgun sequence, the DNA window gataaattcttttttatttatgaaCTGAACAATAATACTTTAATACATTTTCAGGTTATTAAAGGGAGTCCATCGCAGTATGTGAAGCTAAATGTTGGTGGTTCTCTACATTACACAACAATTGGTACACTCACCAAACATGACAACATGTTAAGAGCAATGTTTTCTGGTCGCATGGAAGTACTTACAGACTCAGAAGGTTAGAATCTGCtactttatcataaatatatatgatttcttgTGTTACACACCTGTTTGGCATTTGTTACTCGTAGACCTTGCTCCGTTTCAGGCATATCTCTTGGTTTTTTTATGCATGCTCTTTCCCTGTAAGTAAGATTGAGATCAGTAACCAATCAGAATTTTGAATTTGTGTTTGTCCTTAAGTATTTAAAAGGTCTCACATATTTGTCATCATTTATCTGTCTTCCTTTAGGATGGATTTTGATTGATCGATGTGGGAAACACTTTGGCACCATCCTTAATTACCTTCGTGATGAATGGATCCCAATACCAGAAAACCAACGAGAGTTGCAGGTGACAATCTTTATATGTTGAGGAGACTTGAGTATATCTTTTGTGGGATTTTTATCAAGTATTTCTTTTAAGTGCTCGTAGTAAAGAAGTATTTGACTTTTTAGTGATTCAGTATTGATAATCTTTGACAGAATCTGAGAGGATGATTTAAGGTAAATGTTCCTTCATGTTCTGCTGGAAGaaagtttacctttttttttttaatgcagtttttgattaagaaatattttggaaatTATTGGATATTGCTTGTGATTACACTGTTTTATGGTTCAATCTTGTATTCCACAAGGAATTACTGGCAGAAGCAAGATATTACTGTATGAGTGACCTAGTGGAAGTATGCGAAGGGGCAATTAAGCAACGAGAACCAGAGAAAGACCCAGTTTGTAGAGTGCCACTCATTACATCACAGAGAGAAGAACAAATGCTCATACAGTCTACCAGTAAACCTGTGGTTAAACTTTTAGTGAACCGCCATAATAACAAATACTCTTATACCAGGTAAAATTATCAGAATGTGTTtgttactaccttataacatgtaTTGATAGTATTTCAAGGATGCATAGTAGATCATCTTTTTCTGTCAGAATAACTGGACACAGAATACAGAATGCCAAACTACTTTCCATTTCTTGAACAACTCATGCTTTGGCGGCCAGTCATTCACAACAGTGAACTCTCATACTTTGTGGTTATTCACCACTTACCTTAAGGCAACTAAATTCACAACATAAAACCAGCTTGCTGTCTTTTGAAAATCAACTTTAAAGTTTTTGTAATACATTTATCATTATAGTGCAATTAAAATGCTatgatgtatttttctttctcagAAAGTACCAACGAGAGACATGCTTGATAGCTGTTGTGCATTGATATTGGTATACTAACATATCTTACTATTAGGCAAAGTTTGTCTTGCCATAACTATGAGATGAGTTGATAAAAAAACATTTGTTTCAGTTTGTCTGAAAAGCTGTATGTTATGAGTGGAAGGAAAAAGCTattgggaaggaggtggaggatttacaaggagagtgtatgttaGTACATTTAATGGGGCTGGTGTTAGAAGAAGGCCACCTCTGGCATAGGGAAATAGattggaagaatactggaggagagAAATTGAGgatgaatgcatggaatagtgcatgagagagacatgcaaggacagggatacgtggagacccttttgctatggccacccccttggtgggagttcccagagggaaataggcatcatagatatagatatagttagATACTTTTAGTGGTGGAAGATATGATGAACAGACTGACTGTAAATGGGGGAATTGACAGGATACTGATGATGAGAACTGAAACATTAAGTAGTGCTTTTGGGTTTAGACAAGTGAGATGTAATGGGCTGATTTTACAAGACTGACCCTAAAACTATCTTTAAAATAAGAAGGGCAGTGTCAAGTATCTTCAAcgtgtgatgatgtgtgaaggGACATTGTCAaattttgttgatgtttttggcCATTGTTATTGTGCTGGACTAGTGGCTTACATATAATTCATGAAAAATTGTTTTTTGTGAAAACAAGGTTTAACacagatttttcttgatttacaGCACATCCGATGATAATTTGTTGAAGAATATTGAACTCTTTGATCGCTTATCTCTAAGGTTCAGTCGACGAGTATTGTTCATAAAGGATGTAATTGGGTCAAATGAGATATGCCTTTGGGCCTTTTATGGACACGGTAAAAAGTTGGCTGAAGTCTGTTGTACATCGATAGTGTATGCAACAGATAGAAAACATACAAAGGTAAGAATTTATCTAACTTTTCAACCCCAgtgacttttttttgtttttaatacaTCTGTTACTAGGATGATTGGCAGGTTTATAGGAATTCATGTTTTTTGGGTGTTGTTGAGGCTGTATTTGATATTCTGTATGACAGTTCTACAAAACTGGTATGGTGTGACATGAGTCATCAGCAATCCAAAACTGCCTCAGGAAGAAAAGTCCAGTGAAAATCACCCAAAGCATGGTAAGGCTTGGCATCTCCGACGAGTCTTCAGTTGGGTTGTATAATGATCAACCTACCTGCTGACCCGTGGTGGAAGCCATGTCGAATGATCTACACATAGAACAACAGTGCAAAGTTCTGCTGGAAATATATAATGCATGATTTCATCATCAAAGGTAATGTTAAGTTTGAAAATTTGTAATGAGTAAACAGATCTCTGAGTAGATAATGTTGTCTAATTAAAAATTTTGATGTCAGTTCTTCTAAAAACTGTTTTGTGACACTGTCTTATTTAGATTGTATGATATGACATGAAATGAACATGTCCATCTTCTGTTGTAATTTTAATAGTTATAAAGAATATTGTGGAGTTATTGGTTTGTCATTATACACACTGGACATAGATTAAGAATTGCATAAGTGAACTGAGAGGCTTTATGTACTTGATTCATCACAgttgaatggaaatggttaaaGAAAAATTGAATGTTTTATTTGGAAGCATACTTGTCATCCTAATTTATAGTGGTAAGATATGTGGGATGTAATGTAGCTGCTGGTATTAGAAGAAAGAATTACAAGACTGTATTATTGAATTTGTACCataagtgaaaaatcacctttagtgtgtctgtatcattgggagtattgtctcatcaaagaactttctgacttcaaaggagtccacatatACCAGCTCCTGGAAGTAACTAGGCTGCAAGAGGCTTTAGAAagtggtcctgggtaacaccaggagtctTTTTTAGAAAGAGGTATTAGGgtacatgaaagaaaaaacatcCATATTTGAGAAGCGCTAGGAAATTTATTTACTGGCTCAGAGGGTAAATGATTTGCATTTACAATATTTTATAACTTTCATGTCCTTTCAGCTCTTAAAGTGTTTGCTTAAGATTTGTATTTTGAATGTAGTTTATATGATATTGATGATTGTGTTATATAAATGATaaagtgttgagggagaacaaaTGGGTTAAGATATAAATGGATACTTGAATTGGTTTTGAAATTGGTTTTATAGGTACTTtgagatacatatgtataaaaatTATAGTAATTGAAGGGAGGAAAGAGATTATTTAAGTAATGAAACTTTGCTGAAAAgctatatataatgattttaaaTGTACTTTTTAATGCCTTTTTATTATAAGCAAGATGGTGCATGCACAGTCATCTCCAGATGTTTTTGGCATTGAATCTCAAATCATCATTTGTTGAAGACCTGATGTATTTGCTTTTATGAAAATGATTAAGGTGCTGCATTCATTATTATATGAGATGTGAAATGAGTtagttaagaacagatgacaaagcctTAGAGATAGTGAAATGGaattacaagaagggaagggtttccagccccagctcctgctccttttagtcacctacaacacttgggggaatacatgggaagtattctttcttccctatctccagggataagggaaacagaagaaggagtcgaggAGGAAGCACTCATCATCCTCAAAGGCTCTGATtgtgatgtctgaatgtgtgtggatgtaaccaagatgagaagagagagataggtattatgtttgaggaaagaaacctggatgttttggctctgagcttcaggtattatgtttgagggaagaaacctggatgttctggctctgattgaaatgaagctcaagggtaaaggggaagaaagttTTTGAAATGTCAAGGGAGTGAagttgggttggtgagaggacaagagctaaggaaggagtagcactttgccagaagcaggagttgtgggagtgtgtgattgttttaggaaattctagattgatgtgggtaaagttgaatgtggatgggttggtgcttatgcacctggtcataagaagaaagatcttaAGAGGCAAGtttgtttgggagcagctgagtaagtgtgacagcagttttggtgcacgagtcTGGGTATTATTGGTGGGTGATtcgaatgtgaaggtgagtaatgtggcagttgagggtataattcgtGCACAtggggggtattcagtgttgtgaatggaaatggtgaagagctcgtggatttgtgtgctgaaatcttaaaaaagatatacacaagtatacatatgtgagtaagagatggTCACTGGGTATTATtatattatgtattaattgatatgtGTGTTAGAGATTTTTGGCcgtaaatgttctgagaggggcagctggtgggatgccgtATCACTATCTtcttgaggcaaaggtgaaggtttgtagaggtttttcaagaaagaagagagaatgtcagggagaagagagtggtgagagtaagtgagcttggaaaggagacttgtcgaagaaataccaggagagattgagtgtagaatggcaaaaggtgagagctaatgaagtgggggggggagtgggtaaggaaagggatgtatttagggaagcagtgatggcatgtgcaaaagatgcatattgtatgagaaaggtgggaggtcttcagattagaaagggtagtgagtggtgggctgaagaagtaaggttgttagtgaaagagaaaagaggggtgtttggatgatacgAAGAAGGAGTGtagatgactgggatatgtatataagagaaaattgcaagtggtcaaaaggaaggtgcaagggttgaaaaagtgggcagatgaaagttggggtgagagagtatcattaaacttgagggagaatgaaacaatgttttggaaggaggtaaataatatgcgtaagacaagagaacaaatgggaatatcggtgaaggagggaagtgataacaggttgtgatgaagtgaggaggagatggagtgagtattgtgaaggattggtgaatgtgtttgattatagagtggcagatgtagggtgttttggtcagggtggtgcatgaagtgagagtcaggtggtgtagtttagtgaagagagaagaggtggtgaaaaccttgcaaaagatgaaacccggcaaggcggcaggattggatggtattgcagttgaatttattaagaa includes these proteins:
- the LOC139746877 gene encoding BTB/POZ domain-containing adapter for CUL3-mediated RhoA degradation protein 2 isoform X3, producing MSGDHKKVIKGSPSQYVKLNVGGSLHYTTIGTLTKHDNMLRAMFSGRMEVLTDSEGWILIDRCGKHFGTILNYLRDEWIPIPENQRELQELLAEARYYCMSDLVEVCEGAIKQREPEKDPVCRVPLITSQREEQMLIQSTSKPVVKLLVNRHNNKYSYTSTSDDNLLKNIELFDRLSLRFSRRVLFIKDVIGSNEICLWAFYGHGKKLAEVCCTSIVYATDRKHTKVEFPEARIYEETLNVLLYENRTGPDAELMQATSTRGAVAPVVCTSDDEEERRGGACSQSGLGRLRSNKNN
- the LOC139746877 gene encoding BTB/POZ domain-containing adapter for CUL3-mediated RhoA degradation protein 3 isoform X1 produces the protein MKERISRRQCRCLRCVGSSCGVVVAGVKDVTRDVTLESTRTVVVAPPSPTSDMSGDHKKVIKGSPSQYVKLNVGGSLHYTTIGTLTKHDNMLRAMFSGRMEVLTDSEGWILIDRCGKHFGTILNYLRDEWIPIPENQRELQELLAEARYYCMSDLVEVCEGAIKQREPEKDPVCRVPLITSQREEQMLIQSTSKPVVKLLVNRHNNKYSYTSTSDDNLLKNIELFDRLSLRFSRRVLFIKDVIGSNEICLWAFYGHGKKLAEVCCTSIVYATDRKHTKVEFPEARIYEETLNVLLYENRTGPDAELMQATSTRGAVAPVVCTSDDEEERRGGACSQSGLGRLRSNKNN
- the LOC139746877 gene encoding BTB/POZ domain-containing adapter for CUL3-mediated RhoA degradation protein 3 isoform X2 codes for the protein MKERCVGSSCGVVVAGVKDVTRDVTLESTRTVVVAPPSPTSDMSGDHKKVIKGSPSQYVKLNVGGSLHYTTIGTLTKHDNMLRAMFSGRMEVLTDSEGWILIDRCGKHFGTILNYLRDEWIPIPENQRELQELLAEARYYCMSDLVEVCEGAIKQREPEKDPVCRVPLITSQREEQMLIQSTSKPVVKLLVNRHNNKYSYTSTSDDNLLKNIELFDRLSLRFSRRVLFIKDVIGSNEICLWAFYGHGKKLAEVCCTSIVYATDRKHTKVEFPEARIYEETLNVLLYENRTGPDAELMQATSTRGAVAPVVCTSDDEEERRGGACSQSGLGRLRSNKNN